Proteins from a single region of Punica granatum isolate Tunisia-2019 chromosome 8, ASM765513v2, whole genome shotgun sequence:
- the LOC116189211 gene encoding putative RNA methyltransferase At5g10620 isoform X1, which yields MAILLTVGLCTASSTTSPGRGCKYTGQSVRAVPIRILSVGKKRSPGVQLIVDEYMHKLRHYCAVEDVLVRPNPKNARDVQAQVEDEDVAVTSLIRPEEWVVMLDERGVDIRSERMADLIGDAANKGASKITFCVGGPYGHGQKLRERADKSVKLSSLVLNHQIALVVLMEQLYRSWTIIKGQKYHH from the exons ATGGCGATTTTGCTAACTGTCGGTCTCTGCACAGCGAGCTCCACGACCTCTCCAG GCAGGGGATGTAAATACACAGGCCAATCAGTT AGGGCAGTCCCAATACGGATCCTGAGCGTAGGCAAAAAGAGATCTCCTGGAGTTCAACTAATAGTGGATGAGTACATGCACAAGCTTAGGCACTACTGTGCAGTCGAGGACGTTCTAGTCCGCCCCAATCCTAAAAATGCACG GGACGTGCAAGCTcaggttgaagatgaagatgtaGCCGTTACGAGTCTCATTAGACCCGAAGAATGG GTGGTGATGTTGGATGAGCGTGGTGTGGACATTAGGTCTGAAAGGATGGCCGATTTGATTGGGGATGCTGCGAATAAG GGAGCTTCCAAGATAACGTTTTGCGTCGGTGGACCTTACGGTCATGGGCAGAAGTTGCGTGAGCGTGCCGATAAATCTGTCAAGTTATCTTCTCTGGTCTTGAACCATCAGATTGCTCTAGTTGTGCTGATGGAGCAACTTTACCG GTCTTGGACGATCATCAAGGGTCAAAAGTACCACCATTAG
- the LOC116189211 gene encoding putative RNA methyltransferase At5g10620 isoform X2 encodes MTLLVGFPQRAVPIRILSVGKKRSPGVQLIVDEYMHKLRHYCAVEDVLVRPNPKNARDVQAQVEDEDVAVTSLIRPEEWVVMLDERGVDIRSERMADLIGDAANKGASKITFCVGGPYGHGQKLRERADKSVKLSSLVLNHQIALVVLMEQLYRSWTIIKGQKYHH; translated from the exons ATGACGCTTCTTGTCGGTTTTCCGCAGAGGGCAGTCCCAATACGGATCCTGAGCGTAGGCAAAAAGAGATCTCCTGGAGTTCAACTAATAGTGGATGAGTACATGCACAAGCTTAGGCACTACTGTGCAGTCGAGGACGTTCTAGTCCGCCCCAATCCTAAAAATGCACG GGACGTGCAAGCTcaggttgaagatgaagatgtaGCCGTTACGAGTCTCATTAGACCCGAAGAATGG GTGGTGATGTTGGATGAGCGTGGTGTGGACATTAGGTCTGAAAGGATGGCCGATTTGATTGGGGATGCTGCGAATAAG GGAGCTTCCAAGATAACGTTTTGCGTCGGTGGACCTTACGGTCATGGGCAGAAGTTGCGTGAGCGTGCCGATAAATCTGTCAAGTTATCTTCTCTGGTCTTGAACCATCAGATTGCTCTAGTTGTGCTGATGGAGCAACTTTACCG GTCTTGGACGATCATCAAGGGTCAAAAGTACCACCATTAG
- the LOC116189212 gene encoding protein FAM32A-like isoform X2, whose translation MTAGYENVVVGKLKLKGKPLDVKGGGGVIGGGVSKKKKKKPKDHHLLSQSFTALVNETETDGGRVSHSTFEDRLTPAERRFLQQREKIELERLARMANKSHRDRIQEFNQYLANLSEHYDIPKVGPG comes from the exons ATGACGGCGGGGTACGAGAATGTGGTGGTGGGGAAACTGAAGCTGAAGGGGAAGCCCCTCGACGTGAAGGGCGGTGGTGGGGTTATTGGTGGCGGTGTTtccaaaaagaagaagaagaagccaaagGATCATCACCTCCTCTCTCAATCCTTCACAG CTCTT GTGAACGAGACAGAAACCGATGGTGGAAGAGTGAGTCATTCCACATTTGAAGATCGCCTCACGCCCGCTGAGAGGCGATTCCTCCAGCAGAGGGAGAAGATTGAGCTGGAGAGGCTCGCAAGGATGGCGAACAAGTCTCACCGCGACCGGATCCAGGAGTTCAACCAGTATCTGGCGAACCTCAGCGAGCACTACGACATCCCTAAAGTGGGGCCCGGTTAA
- the LOC116189212 gene encoding protein FAM32A-like isoform X1, with product MTAGYENVVVGKLKLKGKPLDVKGGGGVIGGGVSKKKKKKPKDHHLLSQSFTGGTGLVSSGNNANVNETETDGGRVSHSTFEDRLTPAERRFLQQREKIELERLARMANKSHRDRIQEFNQYLANLSEHYDIPKVGPG from the exons ATGACGGCGGGGTACGAGAATGTGGTGGTGGGGAAACTGAAGCTGAAGGGGAAGCCCCTCGACGTGAAGGGCGGTGGTGGGGTTATTGGTGGCGGTGTTtccaaaaagaagaagaagaagccaaagGATCATCACCTCCTCTCTCAATCCTTCACAG GTGGAACCGGATTGGTATCGTCGGGCAACAATGCAAATGTGAACGAGACAGAAACCGATGGTGGAAGAGTGAGTCATTCCACATTTGAAGATCGCCTCACGCCCGCTGAGAGGCGATTCCTCCAGCAGAGGGAGAAGATTGAGCTGGAGAGGCTCGCAAGGATGGCGAACAAGTCTCACCGCGACCGGATCCAGGAGTTCAACCAGTATCTGGCGAACCTCAGCGAGCACTACGACATCCCTAAAGTGGGGCCCGGTTAA
- the LOC116189210 gene encoding patatin-like protein 2, whose translation MRWRRIRKPTNTPLVDLILNLKTYKLEQKLLFSLNISFGKLSQALSSSTHLQPPTYGNLITVLSIDGGGIRGVIPATILSFLESELQKLDGEEARIADYFDVIAGTSTGGLITAMLTSPDEKNRPMFAAKDIKEFYLKNCPKIFPQDSYTPFASAEKIVTAVMGPKYNGKYLHSLVKEKLGDTRLHETLTNIVIPTFDIKQLQPTIFSSYQLKKKPTLDAKLSDICIGTSAAPTYLPAHYFQNEDHTGAVREFNLIDGGVAANNPTLVAMSEVTEEINRGSPDFFPIKPMDYGRFLVISLGAGSAKAAQKHTAKEAAKWGVLGWLTAGGSTPLINVFTQASADMVDLHLSVVFQALHTEKNYLRIQDDTLHGVVSSVDIATKENMDDLLKIGEGLLKQPVSRVNLDRGLVEPTDRETNEEALRRFARLLSDERHLRLARSPHGRAHNP comes from the exons ATGAGGTGGAGAAGAATCAGAAAGCCTACAAATACCCCCTTGGTCGATCTCATCCTCAACCTCAAAACATATAAGCTCGAACAAAagcttctcttctctcttaaTATCTCCTTTGGCAAGCTATCTCAGGCATTAAG CTCTTCGACACATTTGCAGCCTCCAACATATGGGAACCTAATCACTGTTCTCAGCATCGACGGCGGTGGAATCCGAGGGGTCATTCCCGCAACTATATTAAGCTTCCTTGAGTCCGAACTTCAG AAGCTGGATGGGGAAGAGGCAAGGATTGCAGATTATTTTGACGTGATTGCAGGAACAAGCACTGGCGGTCTAATAACAGCAATGCTCACGAGCCCTGATGAGAAAAATAGACCCATGTTTGCTGCCAAGGACATTAAGGAATTTTACCTTAAGAACTGCCCTAAGATATTTCCTCAGGACAG TTATACTCCATTTGCTTCCGCTGAGAAGATTGTGACAGCTGTGATGGGGCCAAAATACAACGGGAAGTACTTGCACAGCCTCGTCAAGGAAAAATTGGGAGACACGAGACTGCACGAGACGCTGACGAACATTGTAATCCCAACGTTCGACATCAAGCAGCTTCAGCCGACCATCTTTTCTAGCTATCAG ttgaagaagaagcccACCCTTGATGCAAAACTCTCAGATATTTGCATTGGGACATCGGCAGCACCGACTTATCTCCCTGCACATTACTTCCAAAATGAGGATCACACAGGGGCCGTAAGAGAATTCAATCTCATCGATGGTGGTGTAGCCGCAAATAATCCG ACTCTAGTTGCAATGAGTGAGGTGACAGAAGAGATAAACAGGGGAAGTCCCGACTTTTTCCCGATAAAGCCGATGGACTATGGGAGGTTTCTGGTGATATCACTGGGAGCAGGCTCTGCGAAAGCTGCACAAAAGCACACTGCAAAAGAAGCAGCAAAATGGGGCGTACTGGGTTGGCTAACGGCCGGGGGTTCCACACCGCTCATCAATGTGTTCACTCAGGCCAGTGCCGACATGGTCGATCTTCATCTATCAGTGGTCTTCCAGGCACTCCACACCGAGAAGAACTATCTTCGGATTCAG GATGACACATTGCATGGAGTAGTTTCTTCGGTCGACATAGCAACGAAGGAGAACATGGACGATCTCCTCAAAATCGGGGAAGGATTGTTGAAGCAGCCCGTCTCCAGGGTGAACCTGGACAGGGGTCTGGTCGAGCCAACTGATCGGGAGACAAACGAAGAGGCTCTAAGAAG GTTTGCAAGGCTACTATCTGACGAGAGGCATCTTCGTCTTGCTAGGTCACCCCATGGCCGTGCACATAATCCGTAG
- the LOC116189017 gene encoding flowering-promoting factor 1-like protein 2 — translation MSGVWVFNKGVYRLVENPQAEASSNSSRRKVLVHLPTGEVVNSYESLERILRGLGWERYFMGDPDLYQFHKQSSIDLISLPRQFSRFNSVHMYDIVVKNPNTFHVRDMSS, via the coding sequence ATGTCAGGCGTTTGGGTATTCAACAAAGGCGTGTACCGTCTCGTGGAGAACCCGCAGGCGGAGGCTTCGAGCAACAGTTCCCGAAGGAAGGTCCTGGTCCACTTGCCGACCGGTGAGGTTGTGAATTCCTATGAGTCGCTCGAGCGTATCCTGAGGGGCCTGGGATGGGAGAGGTACTTCATGGGCGACCCAGACCTCTACCAGTTCCACAAGCAGTCGTCCATCGACCTGATCTCCCTCCCTCGCCAGTTCTCCCGTTTCAACTCGGTGCACATGTATGACATCGTCGTGAAGAACCCTAATACCTTTCACGTCCGTGATATGTCATCCTGA
- the LOC116189086 gene encoding flowering-promoting factor 1-like protein 2, giving the protein MSGVWVFKKEGMYRQAEASSNSSRRKDLVYLPTGEVVNSYESLELILRGLGWERYYMGDPDLYQFHKQSSIDLISLPRQFSRFNSVHMYDIVVKNPNTFHVRDMSS; this is encoded by the coding sequence ATGTCAGGCGTTTGGGTGTTCAAGAAAGAAGGCATGTATCGTCAGGCAGAAGCTTCGAGCAACAGTTCCCGAAGGAAGGACCTGGTCTACTTGCCGACTGGTGAGGTGGTGAACTCCTACGAGTCGCTTGAGCTCATCCTGAGGGGTCTGGGATGGGAGAGGTACTACATGGGCGACCCGGACCTCTACCAGTTCCACAAGCAGTCGTCCATCGACCTGATCTCCCTCCCTCGCCAGTTCTCCCGCTTCAACTCGGTGCACATGTATGACATAGTCGTGAAGAACCCTAATACCTTTCACGTCCGTGACATGTCTTCCTGA